From the Streptomyces sp. NBC_00654 genome, the window GTGCGGCGGCGGTCCCGGTCCCGACACGTTTCCGCGGCGGCGGAGAGCCGGGGCCTCAAGAACAACCAAGCTGGAAGGGAATCGGGCGACGCCGCCGCAGTATCCGGACCCCATTCTCCCGCGCCATCAACCGAGGTGAACCCGTGACCGTCATAGTGGGAACCCTGCCGGTACAGGAAACGGTGCACCGACTGCGTGCCCATCTCGCCGGACTCGTCGACGTACAGGGCCGCCTGCACTGCCCGTGTTCCAGCCGTGTCCTGGAATCCGCCCTCACGCTGCGCCTGCTCGATACCGAAGGCTGCCACCACCAAGCCCGCGCGCGTCTGCGCGCCTTCCTTGAGAAGGCGTCCAGCCGGCCCGGCGCAGGTGGGCTGGACCGGCTCCTGGCCCGTGCCGCCCTGTCACGGCCTCCCGCGCCGGGAGCCGGGGACGATGACGTTCTGGCAGGGTTCGTGCACCACACCGCCGTACGCAAGCGGATACTCATGGACACCGTCCTCCACCTCGCCGGCACTCCGGGCACGCTGCCCCGCCGTGGTCCGGAAGAGTTCGTCGCCGGGGAACTGCACAGCTGGAAGCGGCCGGAGATGCTGGCCTGTCACCTCATCCACCTTCACGCCCACCGGGACACCGGCCAGGTCGCGGCCGCCGATCTGGAGCCGCTGGCCGCCGTCCTGAGCGGCGAGCACATCCACGAACGCAACCACTTGTCCCACCTGCTGTACCTGTTCGCGCTGCGCCCCTACTCGGCCCATCGGCACCTGGTCGACGCGGGCATCGAGCGCCTGGTGGCCACCCAGGGCGCGGACGGCGGGTTCTCCCTGAGCCGGGACATCGACACCTGGGTCACCTCGGTCGGCGGCCTGGCCCTGTCCGAGGCGGGAGCCGACCGGGGTCTCCTGGACCGGACCTGCGCCTGGCTCGCCGCCCGCCAAGCCGACGACGGAGGGTGGTCTTTCACCGAAGGCGTCGCCCAGACCGACGCCGACACCGCCTACACCGTCCTCAAACTTCTCCACCGGCATGCCCCCGCCCGGTACGCCAACAGCCTGGAGGCCGGTCATGCCTACCTGCGGCGGATGCAGAACCCCGACGGAGGCTGGCCCGTCTACCGGCGAACCAACCCGTCCGAGGCGGCCATGACCGGCGGCGCGTTGTCCGCGCTCTGCGACCGGCCCCACGCCAATGCCGCCGCCATCACCGCAGGCGCGCGCTGGCTGATCCGCAACCAGCAGGGCGACGGCGCCTTCGAACGCAGTTGGAGCCTGTCGGAGGGCAACGCGCTGTTCCGCTCAGTCCACGGCCTGAACGCCGCCCTCGGCCATCACCTCCTGGACCCCGAGACCGCCGGCCACGCCCGCACCGCCGTCCACCGGGCCAGCGACTGCCTCCGCGCCGGCCAGAACGATGACGGCGGGTGGGGACATGGCAACGGGGCACCCAGCGACCCGATTTCCACCGGATACGCGCTCGCCGCCCTCGGCCCCGACGCCCGGCCGGACGTCCTGCATGCCGCCGCCACCTATCTCATTGCCCGCCAGCGACCGGACGGGGGATTCGACTCCACCCCGGACACCGTCTCGCCCCGGCCCATCCCGCTGGACCTGCCTGCCCTCGCACCCGCCTACATCCTGCGCGGCCTCACCCATGCCCTTCCCACCGGCCCGCCGCCGCCTCGGAAGGCAGCGGTGAGGCCCGGCCGGGCTCCGGCACACACCGTTCAACCCGCACCAGGTACAAGCAGGTACCGAGCACAGATCTTCGACTTCGACGGCACCCTCGTCGACACGGCCGAGGTCAACCTGCACGCCGTCCACGCCGCACTGACCGCTCACGGTACGCACGTCCCACTGCGGTGGCTGCGCACCGTTCCACTCGCCGACCTCGGCGTGCTGCGCCGTCATCTGCTGGCCGCTCACGGCTTGGTGCCGGCCTGCACGGACGCCGACATCGTACGCGCTGCCCGCGGCTACTGGCTGGCCCATACCCACCAGGTCCGTCCGGTCGCCGCAGTGGCCGCCGCCGCTCACGCCGCCGCGGAGAAAGGCCCCGTCGCGGTGGCATCCGCCAACGACGGCCACATCGTCCGAGCCGGACTCGCCGCCGCCGGACTCGCCCACCTCTTCACCATCATCGTCACCCGCGAGGATGTGGCCGCCCTGAAACCGGCCCCGGACGCCTTCCTCACCGCGGCATCCCTCCTCGAAGTGGAACCCGCCCGCTGCCTCGCCTACGAGAACACCGACGAAGGCATCAGCGCAGCCCACACCGCCCGGATGGACACCATCGACATCCGCGCCACCCCCTGGACCGTCCGCCGACCACCGCACACGTACAGGTCCCGGTCGTTCTCGCCGAAAAGCAACACGTGGGAATGATCCGCAGGTCAGGGCGTGGGTCCCATCACGGCGGACCGGTCGCCGTGTTCGCGCAGCCCGGAGATCACCGCCGTCTCCATCGACCTGTCGGACTTCTCCGTCACCCTCAACGGCAGCACGTTCGATGCGCGGGCCGTCGCCGGACACGGCATGACCCGCACCAGCATCAGCTCGGCATTCGGGCGAAGCCGGCCCGCAACCCCGCTCTCTTGGATCTCGCCGCCGAGCTTCCCGCTGTCGTCCTGAGCCGCCTCCCCGGCATCACCATCCGGTCGGCCACTCGCTGGACCCAACGCTCCGGGGCCTCCCGCAACGGCTACGCGGCCGACCTCTCCCGCCGCGGGGCGGGAGACTCCCCAAGTTCCATGGCCGGGCCTGCCCCAGGGGAGACGTGTCCCAGGCGTGGACCACCCGGGAGGCCGGTCCAGCGGCACAGGCGGGCCGGGCCAGACCACCTGACGTCGCGTCAGCCCGTGACCCCGGGCACGACCAGGCCGGTTTCGTACGCGATCACCACCGCGTGGGTCCGGTTCTGCGCGCCGAGTTTGGTCAGCACGTTCCCGACATGCGTCTTCACCGTCTCCAGGCTCACCCTGCACGACTCCGCGATGTCCGGGTTGGACCGGCCGGTGGCCATCAGGCGCAGCACCTCCTCCTCCCGGCCCGTCAGCGCCGCCTGCGGCAGCGCTTCGGCGGATCCCAGGGGGCGGGCGGTGACCATCCGACGCAGGGCCGCCGGAAAGAGGATCGCCTCGCCCGCCGCGACCACCCGCACCGCCTCCGCGATCTTGGGGACGGGGAGACGCTTGAGCACGAAGCCGCTGGCCCCGGCACTGAGCGCGGCGGTGACGTAGTCGTCGTTCTCGAAGGTGGTGATCACCACGACTTTCGGCGGGTCGGCCGGCCCGGCGAGGAGCTGCCGGGTCGCCTCTATGCCGTTGCGGCGCGGCATCCGTACGTCCATCAGGACCACGTCCGGCCGCAACCGCCGCGCCTGCTCGACTGCTTCGATGCCGTCGGCGGCCTCCCCGACGACGGTGATCCCGGGCCGCATTCCGAGCAGCGTGCGCAGACCGCTGCGGGTCACCTCGTCGTCGTCCGCGATCAGGAGGGTGGTGCAGCTGGCGGCACCGGGGGTGTCAGTTGTGACGGCTGTGCTCGTGTCGGGGCCGGTCACGACCGCTGCGGCCGCTTGTGAGCCGATCATGCGGGCAAGCGTACCGGCAGCCGGACCGCCAGCCGCCAGTGCTCCGGTCCGTCCGGACCGGCCTCGATTTCGCCGTGCAGGAGCCGCACGCGCTCGAAGAGGCCGGACAGGCCGTGCCCGGACGTTGGGAAGGTACCCTGGCTCATTCCGCTCCCGGCTCCGGTCCGGTTGACCACGTCGAGCTGCAGCGAGTCCGGCGTGGCCGCCACCTTGACCCGGATCGGACCGCCCGCTCCGTGCCGCAGCGCGTTCGTCAGCCCTTCCTGCAGGATCCGGTACGCCGCCCGGGAGAGCGTCCCCTGCACCTGCGCACAGTCGCCCGACAGCCACGGCTCCACCGCCGCGCCCGCGTGCCGCAGCCGGTCGAGCAGCTCGGGCAGGTCGGCCAGGGTGCGGGCAGGCGCCGTCCCCGCTTTCTCCTCGCGCAGCATGCCCAGCACATAGTCCAGGTCCTCGAGGGCGGCCCGGGTCGACTCCTCGATGCTGCGCAGGGCGGCCCGCGCCGCCACCGGGTCGGCACAGAGCATCTCGCCCGCCACCGCTGCCTGGATCGTGGCGGCCGTCAGCGTGTGCCCGATCGAGTCGTGCAACTCGTGGGCCAGCCGGTTGCGTTCGGCCAGCACCCGCTCCCGCTCGGCCGCCAGCGCGAGCCGCTCGGCCGGCGACGGACCCAGAAGTCTGGGCGCCAGCCACCGCAGGGCGTACGTCACCGCAAGGCAAAGAGCCGCCGCCAGCAGCAGGCAGCAGAATGCCGCCGCCCAGCTCTGCCAGCCGCTCTCCGCCCGCAGCGACCAGCCGTTCACACTCACCCCGGCCTCGGCGCCCGCCCAACCGCCGGGAAGGAGCAGGCCCGCGATGAACAGCAGGACGCTCAGCTGCGCCCCCGCCCACCCCAGCGCCACATGCGACAGCAGCCAGAGCGGGGTCCGCCAACGGTCGGCGCCCAGTGCCGCGGAAGAAGCCGCCCCCTCACCGGGCGGGCCCGCACCCCGACGCTCGCCCACGGGATCCGGCAATGGCACCCGCAGCATCCGCCGGGCGCAAGCGATCAGCACCCGCCGCGTGGTACGAGCCAGCCCGATCACACCGATCAGTACGGACCAGGCCAGCACGGTCAGAGCGAACTGCACTCCCACGGAAGCGGATGGCCACGCCATCGCCGGCAGTGCTGCGAAAGGCAGCAATGGAAGGCTCGCCAACGCGCCGCAGTAGGCGAATAGCGCACCCGAATACGTGGAGCCGCGCAGCAGCGGCCGGATTCCTCTGAACATAGCCAGGCAAGTATGGCCGGACGGCCCACCGGCGGCCTCCCCCGATCGGGGGAGCGAATTCTCCCGCCTTCCCGCGATGTGTCCGTTGGCCCCGGAAACCAGAATCGGGGTCTCACCAGTTGACGGGACGGAAGGACGGGCTGTTGAACGCTCAGAGGATCGAGACGCCGCTGAACCACACGGTGTCCGCGCAGGACCAGGCCGTACGGACTCTGACGGCAACGAACGGAGTGGCACAGGGCCTGACAACACCGAAGAACAGCCTGGCCACGGCCGCCATGACACTGGGCATCATCAGCCTGTGCACCTCGGTCGTCTTCATCGGCGGCCCGCTCGCCGTGATCGGTCTGATCCTGGGCATCGCCGCGCTGATGGCGGCCAAGCGGACCGGTATGGGCCGGGGCAAGGCCGTCACCGCCGTGGTGACGTCGTCCCTCGCGATCGTGGTGTCCGGGCTGGTCGCCGTCTTCATGGTCTGGTACGCGAACAAGACGCAGGAGTGCTACCAGCCCGACAGCTTCCACCAGTACACGCAGTGCGTCCGCGAGCACCTGAACGGAAACTGAACGGCCTTCCCTGCCCCTCACTCACCGGTGAACCGGCTGGTCCTTGGTGGGCCGCAGGGGCAGCGTGGCCGCCGTGCCCTGCCCACTCCCCTCGACAAGGACGAGCATCATCGTGCGAAGCAGAAACACCCGCAAGGCCCCCTGCTCGCCGCCGGCCTCGCGGCGGCCACACTTTCGGCGCTGACACCCGCAATGGCCGCGGCCGCGTACACGGCATCCGACGCCTCCACTGCAAAGGACCCCCTGCGGCAGTACACGCGGCAGAAGCTCCAGTGGAAACGCTGTGACGCGAAGGGCCGCGTCACCTTCCAGTGCGCGACGCTCAACGGCGACCCTGGCGGCAGGACGATCGGTCTGGGGGGCGGTGCTCATTGCGACGGCCAGGGCCGTGACGGCGGTGACGGCGGTGACGGCCGTGACGGCGGTGACAGCGGTGACAGCGGTGACGGTGAACAGACGGGAGGTCGGTGTCATGCTGTGTTCAGACGCGACGTGCGGCGCGTAGGTACGCCCGAGACTCTTGCGGAACCGTCGCACGGCCGAGCGCCCTCACCAAGTACGACGGGTCCACCCCGGTCACTGACACACCGCGTGTCGCCGGGCCCGGCAGGCGTCGGCAGGCGTCGGGATCAACGCCCGGCGCCGGTCCCACCATCGTCGTCCGGGCGGTTGATTGTCCCCTCGTGCACGCGGGCGCGGCACGTGCTGACCGCGTGCACCGCCCCTACTTGGCCGTGTGCGTGGGGTAGACCTGAACGTCGGTGTAGGCGCCCTTGATCGCCCCCGCGCCCGCAGGCCACGTCAGGCTCACGGTGTGGGTCTCGTTCGGGGGCGTCACCAGGATGTTGGTCGGGGACGCGAGGCTGCCGCCGGTGTTGTCGATGTCGTAGGCGAGGTTGAAGACAGCGGCGTCGCCCGGCTTCAGGATGGTGACACGCGGCTGGGCCTGGCCGCGCTCGATGGGGTTCGAGGTGTTGTCGGCGTCCTTGATGTCGACCCCCGCGAAGCCCGTCGCCGAGCAGGTGGTCGAACCCCGGTTGATCATGGTGATGTCGATCCTGCCGGATTCCGCATCGGGCGCGGCGTCCGTGGCGTCGATGGCCAGGTCCTCCGTCTTGCAGAACGTGACCTTGCCTCCGGTCTCCGTCGTGCCGTTCGCGGCGTCCGCGCGGGCCTCGGTGCCCTCACCGGAGCCAGACTTCGCGTCGCTGACCGCCGAGCCGCCGGAGCCCGAGCCACCCTCCGACTTCGTACCACCGTCCGAGGACGGAACAGACGAGGAGTTCTTGGAGGACGAGTCCTTCGCGGAGCCGTCGCCGCCGCAGGCCGTGAGCGAAAGGGTGGCGGCGACACCGATGGCGGCGAGAGCGGTGATGCGGGTGTACTTCACAGTGTTCCCCCATGAGTAGCGCGGTGCTTGTGGTCTGAAGCATTTGTATCCCGCACCGAGTTACAGGCGGTCCTCCGCGACGTCTTCGTTCTGTCACAGGCGTATTGACCTCACGGTCCGCCAAGGCCTCACCGTACGGTCACCACCCGCCTGGCCCGAACTCCCGCACCACCAGAGCCTCGACCAGCCTCAGCAACTCCCTGAGCAGGGTTCGCATATGGGTCCTGAGAGCAGAGCTCGGGGCGGGAGCGGCGAGGGTACAGCTCCGGGATGGAAAGGCGTGGCGACACCGTGAAGCCGTTGCCGAAGCTCCTCGCTCCGGACGTTCCACCGGGCCCACGGGCAATTGGCCCCGCGACACGAAGCGGTATGAGGGGCGAAGCCGACGACGATCTGGTGGCTGTCGGGCAGCTGATGGCCAGCCTCCGCAAAAGAAGGACAGCCCCGGCAAAGACACAGGAGCGGGCCGAGACCCGCACCGAACAGCTCGCCACCATCGATGGAGACTGGGACTGCCCGTGGCCGCTGGACTGGCAACGCCGCAACCGGGTCCTCGCCTAAGGGCTGTCCCGGCATCCAGGCCGGGTGCTGTTCGAGGGTGATGATCTGAGGAAGTGGCTGGCACAGCAACGGCGGGCGCGCACCTGGGCACAGCTGACCGCTGAGCAGCAGGAACGGCTCGAATGGCTGGGCGTGACGCCCGACGAGCCCGCCCCCGAACCGGTGAAAACACACACAGCGTCAAGAAGTGCCTGCCTCTCTGCCTGATCGGCGACTCCGGCACCGGCAAGTCCCACGTGCTGATCTCGCTCAGCACCGAGGCCGCGATGGCCGGCTACC encodes:
- a CDS encoding response regulator transcription factor; the protein is MIGSQAAAAVVTGPDTSTAVTTDTPGAASCTTLLIADDDEVTRSGLRTLLGMRPGITVVGEAADGIEAVEQARRLRPDVVLMDVRMPRRNGIEATRQLLAGPADPPKVVVITTFENDDYVTAALSAGASGFVLKRLPVPKIAEAVRVVAAGEAILFPAALRRMVTARPLGSAEALPQAALTGREEEVLRLMATGRSNPDIAESCRVSLETVKTHVGNVLTKLGAQNRTHAVVIAYETGLVVPGVTG
- a CDS encoding helicase associated domain-containing protein — encoded protein: MLFEGDDLRKWLAQQRRARTWAQLTAEQQERLEWLGVTPDEPAPEPVKTHTASRSACLSA
- a CDS encoding histidine kinase; amino-acid sequence: MQFALTVLAWSVLIGVIGLARTTRRVLIACARRMLRVPLPDPVGERRGAGPPGEGAASSAALGADRWRTPLWLLSHVALGWAGAQLSVLLFIAGLLLPGGWAGAEAGVSVNGWSLRAESGWQSWAAAFCCLLLAAALCLAVTYALRWLAPRLLGPSPAERLALAAERERVLAERNRLAHELHDSIGHTLTAATIQAAVAGEMLCADPVAARAALRSIEESTRAALEDLDYVLGMLREEKAGTAPARTLADLPELLDRLRHAGAAVEPWLSGDCAQVQGTLSRAAYRILQEGLTNALRHGAGGPIRVKVAATPDSLQLDVVNRTGAGSGMSQGTFPTSGHGLSGLFERVRLLHGEIEAGPDGPEHWRLAVRLPVRLPA
- a CDS encoding HAD hydrolase-like protein — protein: MTVIVGTLPVQETVHRLRAHLAGLVDVQGRLHCPCSSRVLESALTLRLLDTEGCHHQARARLRAFLEKASSRPGAGGLDRLLARAALSRPPAPGAGDDDVLAGFVHHTAVRKRILMDTVLHLAGTPGTLPRRGPEEFVAGELHSWKRPEMLACHLIHLHAHRDTGQVAAADLEPLAAVLSGEHIHERNHLSHLLYLFALRPYSAHRHLVDAGIERLVATQGADGGFSLSRDIDTWVTSVGGLALSEAGADRGLLDRTCAWLAARQADDGGWSFTEGVAQTDADTAYTVLKLLHRHAPARYANSLEAGHAYLRRMQNPDGGWPVYRRTNPSEAAMTGGALSALCDRPHANAAAITAGARWLIRNQQGDGAFERSWSLSEGNALFRSVHGLNAALGHHLLDPETAGHARTAVHRASDCLRAGQNDDGGWGHGNGAPSDPISTGYALAALGPDARPDVLHAAATYLIARQRPDGGFDSTPDTVSPRPIPLDLPALAPAYILRGLTHALPTGPPPPRKAAVRPGRAPAHTVQPAPGTSRYRAQIFDFDGTLVDTAEVNLHAVHAALTAHGTHVPLRWLRTVPLADLGVLRRHLLAAHGLVPACTDADIVRAARGYWLAHTHQVRPVAAVAAAAHAAAEKGPVAVASANDGHIVRAGLAAAGLAHLFTIIVTREDVAALKPAPDAFLTAASLLEVEPARCLAYENTDEGISAAHTARMDTIDIRATPWTVRRPPHTYRSRSFSPKSNTWE
- a CDS encoding DUF4190 domain-containing protein, with amino-acid sequence MNAQRIETPLNHTVSAQDQAVRTLTATNGVAQGLTTPKNSLATAAMTLGIISLCTSVVFIGGPLAVIGLILGIAALMAAKRTGMGRGKAVTAVVTSSLAIVVSGLVAVFMVWYANKTQECYQPDSFHQYTQCVREHLNGN
- a CDS encoding DUF4232 domain-containing protein; translated protein: MKYTRITALAAIGVAATLSLTACGGDGSAKDSSSKNSSSVPSSDGGTKSEGGSGSGGSAVSDAKSGSGEGTEARADAANGTTETGGKVTFCKTEDLAIDATDAAPDAESGRIDITMINRGSTTCSATGFAGVDIKDADNTSNPIERGQAQPRVTILKPGDAAVFNLAYDIDNTGGSLASPTNILVTPPNETHTVSLTWPAGAGAIKGAYTDVQVYPTHTAK